A section of the Syntrophus gentianae genome encodes:
- a CDS encoding 2-oxoacid:acceptor oxidoreductase subunit alpha produces the protein MECNILVGGQAGQGLASIEKELTDLLFRLGYCFFATKFYMSRIRGGHNDHLFRVAERPVHALSGESWDVLVALDEETERRFKKDLSEGGICLSLEKIREIETRAKEEFSKAAMGNSLLVGLLLRVLGVQSEGLKGVVREEDKPAALLAGMSLAERWGMADRFFLRPQAGGSFKFDGNSALGFGSLLGGCQFVAAYPMTPATSLMLYLAKAALEMPVHFEQAEDEIAAINMALGASYAGLRSMVATSGGGFALMTEGVSLAGMTETPLVIVVAQRPGPSTGLPTRTEQGDLNCVLFAGQGEFPRLIYAPGSLEEAIDLGRRSFEMADRYQIPVFILTDQYLADSIQLLEDRPGLTVSSHPYEILDASYRRYALTPDGLSPLTYPGLGEALVRVDSDEHTEEGTITEDLELRVQMMDKRLRKGRHLEEAAIPPTLFGEKDAGVYLICWGSNREIVAEVVDRLSAEGISVAALHFSQVYPLTPEMVAGFPLAGKRLIAVENNATGQFAGLLKRELSLETDDSILKYNGLCFSVKELCGEIRAKIFLPGGGTDGPQ, from the coding sequence ATGGAATGCAATATTTTAGTCGGCGGACAGGCGGGGCAGGGCTTGGCCTCCATCGAAAAGGAATTGACGGACCTTCTTTTCCGGCTGGGTTATTGCTTTTTCGCGACCAAATTCTATATGTCCAGAATCCGCGGGGGACACAACGACCATCTCTTCCGGGTCGCGGAGCGCCCGGTCCATGCCCTCAGTGGAGAATCCTGGGATGTCCTCGTCGCCCTGGACGAGGAAACGGAGCGGCGATTCAAAAAGGATTTAAGTGAGGGGGGCATCTGTCTCTCCCTCGAAAAAATCCGCGAAATCGAGACCAGGGCGAAAGAAGAATTCTCCAAGGCCGCCATGGGAAATTCGCTCCTGGTGGGGCTGCTTCTGAGGGTGCTTGGGGTGCAGTCCGAGGGATTGAAAGGGGTGGTCAGGGAAGAGGATAAGCCGGCGGCGCTGCTGGCAGGGATGAGCCTTGCAGAGCGCTGGGGCATGGCTGACCGGTTTTTTCTCCGGCCGCAGGCGGGAGGTTCGTTCAAATTTGACGGAAATTCCGCCCTGGGATTCGGTTCGCTCCTGGGAGGCTGTCAATTCGTGGCTGCCTATCCCATGACCCCGGCCACGTCCCTGATGTTGTATCTGGCCAAGGCGGCCCTTGAAATGCCGGTCCATTTCGAGCAGGCTGAAGATGAAATCGCGGCGATCAATATGGCCCTGGGGGCGTCTTATGCCGGGCTGCGATCCATGGTGGCAACGTCCGGCGGCGGTTTTGCCCTGATGACCGAGGGGGTTTCTCTGGCAGGGATGACGGAGACGCCACTGGTCATTGTGGTCGCCCAGCGTCCGGGACCCTCCACGGGATTGCCGACGCGCACCGAGCAGGGGGACCTGAATTGTGTCCTTTTTGCCGGACAGGGAGAATTTCCCCGCCTGATCTATGCGCCGGGTTCGCTGGAAGAGGCCATCGACCTCGGGAGACGCAGCTTCGAAATGGCCGACCGGTACCAGATTCCCGTTTTCATCCTGACGGACCAGTATCTGGCGGATTCCATCCAGCTTCTTGAGGATCGTCCCGGCCTGACCGTGTCGTCCCACCCTTACGAAATCCTTGACGCCTCCTACCGTCGCTATGCCCTGACCCCGGACGGTCTGTCGCCCCTGACGTATCCGGGGCTCGGGGAAGCCCTGGTCCGGGTCGATTCCGACGAACATACGGAAGAGGGGACGATTACGGAAGATCTGGAACTGAGGGTCCAGATGATGGATAAACGATTGCGCAAAGGCCGCCATCTGGAGGAAGCGGCGATTCCGCCGACGCTGTTCGGTGAGAAGGATGCGGGGGTTTATCTGATCTGCTGGGGTTCCAACAGGGAAATCGTGGCAGAGGTGGTGGACCGGTTGTCGGCCGAGGGCATTTCCGTTGCCGCTCTGCACTTTTCCCAGGTTTATCCCTTGACGCCGGAGATGGTCGCAGGCTTTCCTCTGGCGGGTAAGCGCCTGATCGCCGTGGAAAACAACGCCACTGGGCAGTTTGCCGGGCTGCTGAAAAGGGAACTGAGCCTGGAAACGGACGATTCGATCTTGAAGTACAACGGCCTGTGTTTTTCCGTAAAGGAACTTTGCGGGGAAATTCGGGCAAAGATTTTTTTACCCGGAGGGGGAACTGATGGACCGCAATGA
- a CDS encoding D-glycero-alpha-D-manno-heptose-1,7-bisphosphate 7-phosphatase produces MKKFPAIFLDRDGTLIEEVGYLDRLERLKLFPDSARAIRLINSSGMKAVVATNQSGIARGYFTESVVEMLNDHLQKLLQAQGAQIDRFYYCPHHPTEGLGVYRIACTCRKPEAGMLRQAAEDMNLDLSRSYLIGDKPTDIEAASRAGIKSVLIRSGHLPGQSPDLFLEGRNAGSGPDWVAANLFEAVCWILQDRQS; encoded by the coding sequence ATGAAGAAATTCCCCGCTATCTTTCTGGATCGCGACGGCACCCTGATTGAAGAAGTCGGTTATCTGGACCGCCTGGAGCGTCTGAAACTCTTTCCGGACAGCGCCAGGGCCATCCGCCTGATCAACTCAAGCGGCATGAAAGCCGTGGTCGCGACCAACCAGTCCGGTATCGCCCGAGGCTATTTTACGGAATCCGTCGTGGAGATGCTGAACGATCACCTGCAGAAACTGCTGCAGGCACAGGGAGCACAGATCGACCGCTTCTATTACTGCCCCCATCATCCCACGGAAGGCCTCGGCGTATACCGGATCGCCTGCACCTGCCGTAAACCGGAGGCCGGGATGCTGCGGCAGGCGGCGGAAGACATGAACCTCGATCTTTCCCGGTCCTATCTGATCGGCGACAAACCTACGGATATCGAGGCGGCGTCAAGGGCCGGGATAAAATCGGTTCTGATTCGGAGCGGCCATCTACCCGGACAATCTCCGGATCTCTTTCTCGAAGGGCGGAACGCCGGGAGCGGACCGGACTGGGTCGCCGCCAATCTCTTTGAAGCCGTTTGCTGGATTCTTCAGGACCGTCAATCGTGA
- a CDS encoding thiamine pyrophosphate-dependent enzyme, giving the protein MDRNEMAWCPGCGNFSIRDALEGALAELAILPSQTVLTSGIGQAAKMPQYLEGNYFNGLHGRALPLAVGIKLARPELTVIAISGDGCNYGEGGNHFLHTLRKNLDITILTCNNKVYALTKGQSSPTTDQGQANMLDPQGNESASLNPLALAIVVGAPFVARGFAGEPEHLKGLLKEAILFKGTAVVDILQPCVSFNKVNTFAYYRKRVYQLDTPGTDRREALEFASIWGDRIPIGVLLKEPSRPVREPGRRLFRSGATTADMEGLLQALHRPI; this is encoded by the coding sequence ATGGACCGCAATGAAATGGCCTGGTGTCCCGGCTGCGGCAATTTTTCCATTCGCGACGCCCTGGAAGGCGCCCTGGCGGAACTGGCCATTCTTCCAAGCCAGACTGTCCTGACTTCCGGAATCGGCCAGGCGGCCAAGATGCCCCAATATCTGGAAGGAAATTATTTCAACGGGCTCCACGGCCGGGCTTTACCGCTGGCGGTGGGGATCAAGCTGGCAAGGCCGGAACTGACCGTCATCGCCATTTCGGGAGACGGCTGCAATTATGGCGAAGGGGGAAATCATTTTCTCCATACCCTGCGGAAGAATCTGGATATCACGATCCTGACCTGCAACAACAAGGTCTATGCCCTGACCAAGGGACAGAGTTCCCCCACGACCGACCAAGGTCAGGCAAATATGCTGGACCCGCAGGGCAATGAAAGTGCATCTCTGAATCCGCTGGCCCTGGCCATTGTGGTCGGGGCTCCCTTTGTGGCGAGAGGATTTGCCGGTGAACCGGAACATCTGAAAGGCCTGTTGAAAGAAGCCATCCTGTTTAAGGGAACGGCCGTCGTAGACATCCTTCAACCCTGCGTCTCCTTTAACAAGGTCAACACCTTTGCCTACTACCGGAAACGGGTTTATCAACTGGACACCCCCGGGACGGATCGCCGGGAAGCGCTGGAGTTTGCTAGTATCTGGGGTGACCGGATTCCAATCGGGGTTCTTCTGAAAGAGCCGAGCCGGCCTGTACGCGAACCTGGCCGGCGTCTTTTCCGAAGCGGGGCAACAACGGCCGATATGGAAGGCCTGCTGCAGGCATTGCATCGACCAATCTAA
- the waaC gene encoding lipopolysaccharide heptosyltransferase I: MNILIVKLSAVGDVIHTLPSLAALRRRFPQAHISWVVEEAASDLLRNHPCLDKLIISGRKRWIKELRQGKYSKVFKEAGRFLSDLRSRRYDLVIDFHGLFKSAVLTVLSGASRRLGYDSMQELSGLFYNEKIPEDLNRHAVDRYLDFPRYLGADPGQPEFPLDISDLQHRHIEQLLAEFHLGNGENLIAINTVALWETKLWDDEKFARLADRIVRELKAAVVFTGSDPTPMDSILSQMTHQAVNLGGRTSLRELAHLYQRARLLITTDSGPMHLAAAVGTPVVALFGPTDPIRTGPYGEGHRVLRKGLDCSPCFRKSCDRKTCMRDISVDEVFDAAKELFES, from the coding sequence GTGAATATCCTGATCGTCAAACTAAGCGCGGTGGGCGATGTCATCCACACCCTCCCTTCCCTTGCCGCACTCCGGCGCCGATTTCCTCAGGCCCACATATCCTGGGTGGTGGAAGAAGCCGCCTCCGATCTGCTCCGGAACCATCCCTGCCTGGATAAGCTCATTATCTCCGGCCGGAAACGCTGGATCAAGGAACTGCGTCAGGGAAAATATTCCAAAGTCTTCAAGGAAGCCGGGCGTTTTCTTTCCGACCTGCGCAGCCGGCGGTACGATCTGGTCATCGATTTTCACGGCCTCTTCAAAAGCGCCGTTCTGACAGTCCTCAGCGGCGCCTCCCGAAGGCTGGGATACGACAGCATGCAGGAATTAAGCGGCCTGTTTTACAACGAAAAAATTCCCGAAGATCTGAACCGCCATGCGGTGGATCGCTACCTGGATTTTCCGCGATACCTGGGCGCCGATCCGGGACAGCCGGAATTCCCCCTCGACATATCAGATCTCCAGCATCGGCATATTGAGCAACTGCTGGCGGAATTTCATCTTGGCAACGGGGAAAATCTGATCGCCATCAACACTGTGGCGCTCTGGGAAACCAAACTCTGGGACGACGAGAAATTCGCCCGCCTGGCAGACAGGATTGTCCGGGAATTGAAGGCCGCTGTCGTTTTCACCGGCAGTGATCCGACCCCCATGGACAGCATCCTTTCCCAGATGACCCACCAGGCGGTCAATCTCGGAGGCCGAACGTCTCTCCGGGAACTGGCCCATCTCTACCAGCGTGCCCGGCTTCTGATCACGACGGATTCCGGCCCCATGCACCTGGCCGCCGCCGTGGGAACACCCGTGGTCGCCCTTTTCGGACCCACCGATCCCATCCGGACCGGCCCCTACGGCGAGGGGCACCGGGTCCTGCGCAAAGGGCTCGATTGCAGCCCCTGCTTCCGTAAGTCCTGCGATCG
- a CDS encoding KamA family radical SAM protein — translation MVNTDNNKSRRGPWRDVDEADWQDWRWQLRNRIRTEKRLNEYLKDEQETSKLRRAVIRNFPFAITPYYFCLMKDSDIEDPIRLQCVPDPREIAFSLGGVDDPLAEDRDMPLPGLIHRYADRCLAMVTHTCTMYCRHCNRKRFWKEGAAAKSRLSAMIDYVAATPGIREVIVSGGDPLTLPETVLEGFLGALRSIPHVEVLRIGSRIPVVLPMRITPSLVRMLRKHRPLWFNTQFNSPRELTPEAALACQRLVDAGIPVSNQSVLLRGVNDTYETMRELLYGLQRISVRPYYLFSCDPVRGADHFRVDLWKGMELMERISRSTSGLCVPLFVLDVPGGKGKMPLQTFSLLTDSFLA, via the coding sequence ATCGTAAACACGGATAACAACAAGAGCAGGCGCGGTCCCTGGCGGGATGTCGACGAAGCGGACTGGCAGGACTGGCGGTGGCAGCTGCGGAACCGGATCAGGACGGAGAAGCGCCTCAACGAATACTTGAAAGATGAACAAGAGACGTCGAAATTGAGGCGGGCCGTGATCCGGAACTTCCCCTTTGCCATTACCCCGTACTACTTTTGCCTGATGAAGGATTCGGATATCGAAGATCCCATCCGCCTGCAGTGTGTCCCCGATCCCCGGGAGATTGCCTTTTCCCTGGGCGGAGTGGATGATCCCCTGGCGGAAGACCGGGATATGCCCCTTCCAGGTCTGATCCACCGTTACGCCGATCGCTGTCTGGCCATGGTGACGCATACCTGCACGATGTACTGCCGCCACTGCAATCGCAAACGCTTCTGGAAGGAGGGAGCAGCGGCTAAATCCCGGCTTTCGGCCATGATCGATTATGTGGCCGCGACACCGGGGATCCGCGAGGTCATCGTCTCCGGGGGCGATCCGCTGACCTTGCCGGAGACCGTTCTGGAAGGCTTTCTGGGGGCGTTGCGATCAATCCCTCATGTCGAGGTGCTGCGTATTGGGAGCCGCATTCCCGTCGTCCTGCCGATGCGGATTACGCCGTCGCTGGTGCGGATGCTGAGGAAGCACCGGCCGTTGTGGTTCAATACCCAGTTCAACTCTCCCCGGGAGCTTACCCCGGAAGCCGCCCTGGCCTGCCAGCGCCTCGTCGATGCCGGGATCCCGGTATCCAATCAATCGGTGCTGCTGCGGGGGGTCAACGACACCTACGAGACGATGCGCGAACTCCTCTACGGGTTGCAGCGGATTTCCGTGCGGCCCTATTACCTCTTTTCCTGCGATCCCGTCCGGGGGGCCGATCATTTCCGGGTAGATCTCTGGAAGGGGATGGAGCTGATGGAGCGGATCTCCCGTTCGACGTCCGGTCTCTGCGTGCCTCTCTTTGTCCTCGATGTGCCGGGCGGAAAGGGTAAAATGCCCCTCCAGACCTTTTCCCTGCTGACGGATTCCTTCTTAGCCTGA